Proteins encoded in a region of the Ornithodoros turicata isolate Travis chromosome 3, ASM3712646v1, whole genome shotgun sequence genome:
- the LOC135389727 gene encoding uncharacterized protein LOC135389727: MDRLKTKRSVRRTKNTKLVNEVCSLLQQPDVTVNALHSLRDRLIASNDELKQLNVQIDPLVADDDLEAEYSTVGDYEDEFVKALSDIKSKLAALQMSSSASPPVSSATGPEKPRNTGVKLPKLQLVQFKGELSQWQPFWEQFEATVHNNDQLSDVEKLQYLRSLLVGPAACAISGLQCTAACYKDALDILTQRFGDKRRIEREHLHNLRHLPRVKSSEDVPALRKLYDRVQTNTRGLQSLGVSSTTYSSMMVDILLSVLPSDIVVEYHRKLSTMESSCRLEDDAPSAASRGSSDAASDASQASTEMVRLLNFLRVEIESRERAGVLDSKWDNTPAPKRKHGGNPPSALVLHSTGKVSSGCFFCGSKGHNADTCTGDLTLEEKKRKLGSSKRCFRCTKQGHMSKNCRYGGRCAKCGGRHCVSLCDPSWKPKLPQDAAQQMTTTNLFSASASPTLPHTEVLLQTFRAWAVTDINCAYVRGIIDGGSQRTFVREDLVDKLGLPVIGTTNIRLNTFATSCADHHSRSLRVVQLRLRSQYKTTEHILEAIAIPFICEDVVQTPMDVSFVTSLRQQGMEIADRLLFPSIAGVEGISLLVGADQMWKLLCGDVRRCESHPDLVAISTVLGWTFQGQPCTRSTITDAANVMVCVLRAGIENDDHQTSLRQLWELDSIGITDDPKSNTLQNEEVHREFEKSIVKIDGHYGVSLPWKATPNTLDDNYAVAEKRLHRLVNRLTSDGCLTEYDEAIRGYLRQGHAEKAPDATGTHGRVYYMPHRAVIKPDSSSTRLRVVFDASSHASKSSSLNDHLEKGPKINSDLVPVLLRFRMNAIALTADIEKAFLQIAINEADRDALRFLWFADVPTVNHPLPAVEEWRMTRVPFGTTSSPFLLGATLQYHLRNARDDQADVATILERSFYVDDLLAGASTVEEAKTIKDTAQALMAEAGMNLTKWSSNSTELQQHINGTSSTAAPSVTEPEKRIKAGEVSKVLGIVWDHKNDCFGFSGEHLLEVLTILRNTKRSVLQMSARVFDPLGFLAPYFIRVKILFQRLWEIGLDWDDPLPDGTLADWRSWSSELRNLPTITAPRYLMTGISRAENLQLHVFTDASPLAYGACAYLRAEDNDRQVSVNLVFAKSRVAPLKKLTLPRLELMGAVIGARMASFLRTSFLAEKLPVYFWTDSTITLCWIRGTANAWKPFVANRVSEVQSLSDPDAWNHCPGSQNPADALTRGQTVEKLRDSQLWWRGPSWLSEQEEHWPRQEAHITENLQSVEVEKRRQEVIVMTTVAAPPPLMTVSGFSSYTKLLRVTAWLLRFVNKCRKQLLASETFLTTAEINRAEILWIKQAQINCYANEIRHLEHEGQVQRGSSIADLQPYIDDDGCLRVKGRLHYANISEETKHPILLPKDSDVTTLIVNAAHLRTLHGGLQSTLSDIREKYWIPSARQMVKRTIFKCLICRRCRLEPASAPTAPLPKERVDQSHPFDVVGLDYAGPLLVKTTGQHEKSYILLFTCATTRAVHLELVTNLSTESFLLALRRFVARRGLPSTFYSDNALTFKRAAKDIQVMWNILRTSETQDFCSKHRITWRFIVERAPWWGGWWERMVRTVKTSLRKVLGRLSLTFEELMTVLVDIEASINSRPLTYIHADASEPVALTPAHFLVGKRLTALPEVETTPTVSTHHSITRRWKYRQRLMNSFWQRWQKEYLLELRSAHLTPDRKSKSLKEGDLAILRDDNVPRHMWRTVRIVASHPGRDGHVRAYTVKMPTGTITRRPAQLLYPLEASESPTPS; encoded by the coding sequence ATGGATCGATTGAAGACAAAGCGTTCGGTTCGACGGACGAAGAACACCAAGCTGGTCAACGAAGTGTGTTCATTGCTGCAACAGCCGGACGTCACCGTCAACGCCCTCCACAGTCTGCGGGACCGTCTCATCGCTAGCAACGACGAACTGAAGCAACTTAACGTGCAGATCGACCCCCTCGTTGCGGATGATGATCTGGAAGCCGAGTACTCGACCGTCGGAGACTACGAAGATGAGTTCGTGAAAGCCCTGAGTGACATCAAGAGTAAGTTGGCTGCTTTACAAATGTCATCAAGCGCGTCTCCTCCTGTCAGCTCGGCGACCGGCCCCGAAAAGCCCCGCAACACTGGTGTAAAACTTCCTAAACTTCAATTGGTTCAGTTCAAGGGAGAATTATCACAGTGGCAACCGTTCTGGGAACAATTTGAAGCGACAGTCCACAACAACGATCAACTGTCGGACGTAGAGAAACTGCAGTACCTGCGTTCGCTTCTGGTTGGCCCAGCAGCTTGTGCAATATCAGGATTACAGTGCACAGCAGCGTGCTACAAGGACGCGCTGGACATTCTCACCCAACGTTTCGGAGACAAACGCCGTATCGAACGTGAGCATCTCCACAATCTGAGACACCTTCCTCGCGTGAAGTCGTCAGAAGATGTTCCGGCGCTCCGAAAGCTGTACGACCGGGTCCAAACGAACACACGCGGCCTGCAATCACTTGGGGTCTCCAGCACTACATATTCCTCCATGATGGTGGACATTCTCTTATCGGTGCTTCCGTCCGACATCGTGGTTGAATATCACCGAAAGTTAAGCACAATGGAGTCCTCCTGCCGACTGGAAGATGACGCGCCCTCTGCTGCATCTCGAGGATCGTCGGATGCGGCGTCGGATGCCTCCCAGGCCTCTACAGAAATGGTGAGGCTCCTAAATTTCCTGCGCGTGGAGATCGAGAGCCGCGAACGCGCGGGTGTGTTGGACAGTAAATGGGACAACACACCAGCACCCAAACGTAAACACGGAGGGAACCCTCCATCGGCGCTCGTGCTCCACAGCACCGGCAAGGTGAGCTCCGGTTGCTTCTTCTGCGGATCAAAAGGCCATAATGCAGATACTTGCACGGGAGACCTTACATTGgaggagaagaaaaggaaacttGGATCATCGAAAAGATGCTTCCGGTGTACAAAGCAGGGGCATATGTCTAAGAACTGTCGGTATGGGGGAAGATGCGCAAAATGTGGTGGGAGACATTGTGTATCGCTATGTGATCCATCCTGGAAACCGAAGTTACCGCAGGATGCCGCCCAGCAGATGACCACCACCAACTTGTTCTCCGCGAGTGCCTCTCCGACTTTACCGCACACGGAGGTGCTACTTCAAACTTTCCGCGCTTGGGCTGTTACGGATATCAACTGTGCATACGTGCGAGGCATAATTGATGGCGGTAGCCAACGAACGTTCGTCCGTGAGGACCTCGTGGACAAGCTGGGATTACCAGTAATTGGAACAACCAATATACGCCTCAATACTTTCGCAACTTCGTGCGCAGACCATCACAGCAGAAGCTTGAGGGTTGTTCAGTTGCGTCTAAGGAGCCAGTACAAGACCACAGAACACATCCTCGAGGCAATCGCCATACCGTTCATCTGCGAAGACGTGGTGCAAACGCCCATGGACGTCTCTTTCGTAACGAGCTTGCGTCAACAAGGTATGGAGATTGCGGATCGTCTCCTTTTCCCATCTATCGCTGGCGTCGAGGGAATCAGCCTGCTTGTTGGTGCTGACCAGATGTGGAAGCTTTTGTGCGGGGACGTCCGTCGCTGTGAGAGCCATCCAGACCTCGTCGCCATCTCCACCGTGCTCGGATGGACATTTCAGGGACAGCCCTGTACCAGAAGCACCATTACCGACGCCGCTAATGTCATGGTATGTGTGCTGCGAGCAGGGATAGAAAACGATGACCATCAAACCTCCCTACGCCAGCTATGGGAACTGGACAGTATCGGAATAACAGATGATCCAAAATCTAACACACTACAAAACGAAGAGGTCCACAGAGAATTCGAAAAAAGCATCGTTAAAATTGACGGCCACTATGGGGTCTCTCTCCCTTGGAAGGCAACGCCAAACACTTTGGACGATAACTATGCCGTTGCCGAGAAGAGATTGCACAGGTTAGTCAACCGGCTCACCTCAGATGGCTGCCTCACCGAATATGACGAAGCTATCAGGGGGTACCTGAGACAAGGTCATGCTGAAAAGGCTCCGGACGCCACTGGAACACACGGGCGTGTGTACTACATGCCACATCGAGCGGTTATAAAGCCTGACTCGTCATCAACCCGGCTCCGAGTGGTCTTCGACGCGTCCTCGCATGCCAGTAAATCAAGTTCCCTCAACGACCATCTGGAGAAGGGTCCCAAGATCAACTCCGACCTAGTTCCAGTGTTGCTCCGGTTCAGGATGAACGCAATTGCCCTGACAGCTGATATCGAGAAGGCCTTCCTTCAGATCGCCATTAACGAAGCAGATCGCGACGCTCTGCGATTCCTGTGGTTTGCTGACGTGCCGACAGTCAACCATCCGTTGCCAGCTGTGGAGGAATGGCGTATGACACGGGTGCCATTCGGGACAACATCTAGCCCATTTCTTCTAGGAGCCACCTTGCAATACCATCTCAGGAATGCGCGGGATGACCAAGCGGACGTCGCGACGATTTTGGAGCGCTCGTTCTACGTAGACGACCTTCTCGCGGGCGCCTCTACAGTGGAGGAGGCAAAGACAATAAAGGACACAGCTCAAGCCTTGATGGCGGAAGCCGGCATGAACCTAACGAAATGGAGTTCGAATTCGACGGAGCTACAGCAGCATATCAACGGCACGAGCTCCACTGCGGCTCCATCAGTAACGGAACCCGAGAAACGTATAAAAGCGGGAGAAGTTTCCAAAGTACTTGGAATAGTTTGGGACCACAAGAACGACTGCTTCGGGTTCTCGGGTGAACACTTACTGGAGGTCCTCACCATCCTACGGAATACGAAACGTTCCGTACTTCAGatgtcggcacgggtatttGACCCTCTTGGATTTCTCGCACCGTACTTCATCCGCGTGAAGATCTTATTTCAGCGTCTTTGGGAGATCGGTTTGGATTGGGACGATCCTTTACCAGACGGCACACTGGCTGACTGGAGATCATGGAGTTCAGAGCTGAGAAACCTACCAACCATAACTGCTCCGCGATACCTAATGACGGGAATAAGTCGGGCGGAAAATCTCCAACTTCACGTATTCACCGACGCAAGTCCGCTAGCCTATGGCGCATGCGCCTACCTACGAGCAGAAGACAACGATAGGCAGGTCAGCGTCAACCTAGTGTTTGCGAAATCTCGTGTTGCACCGCTGAAGAAACTAACGTTACCTCGACTTGAACTCATGGGAGCAGTGATTGGGGCACGAATGGCGTCATTCTTGCGGACATCCTTCCTTGCTGAAAAGCTGCCCGTGTACTTCTGGACAGATTCCACAATCACGCTCTGTTGGATTCGCGGGACTGCCAATGCCTGGAAGCCATTCGTCGCAAATAGAGTGTCCGAAGTGCAGTCGCTGAGTGACCCGGACGCGTGGAATCATTGCCCTGGCTCTCAAAATCCGGCGGACGCACTGACACGCGGACAAACAGTCGAAAAACTACGTGACAGTCAACTGTGGTGGCGCGGGCCGAGCTGGCTCTCAGAACAAGAAGAACATTGGCCTCGCCAGGAAGCTCACATCACGGAAAACCTACAGTCTGTTGAAGTAGAAAAACGACGACAAGAGGTCATCGTTATGACCACCGTGGCTGCACCACCACCGTTGATGACAGTGTCAGGCTTCAGCTCCTACACAAAGTTACTTCGAGTCACCGCGTGGTTACTACGGTTTGTTAACAAGTGTCGGAAACAACTTCTCGCGTCTGAAACGTTTTTGACCACAGCTGAAATCAACAGAGCGGAAATCCTGTGGATCAAGCAGGCTCAGATCAACTGCTACGCGAACGAAATCCGTCATCTAGAACACGAGGGTCAGGTGCAACGTGGCTCATCGATCGCCGACCTTCAACCGTACATCGACGACGATGGATGTCTAAGAGTGAAGGGACGTCTGCACTACGCCAACATTTCGGAAGAAACGAAACACCCAATTCTTCTTCCAAAAGACAGTGATGTGACCACGCTGATTGTAAACGCTGCTCACCTACGAACTTTGCATGGTGGACTACAGTCTACGCTGTCTGATATTCGGGAGAAATACTGGATTCCTAGCGCCCGGCAGATGGTGAAACGGACAATTTTCAAGTGTCTCATTTGTCGAAGGTGCCGACTGGAACCTGCCAGTGCTCCCACTGCGCCCCTCCCGAAAGAGCGAGTCGACCAGAGTCATCCCTTTGACGTTGTAGGGCTTGACTATGCCGGTCCGCTGTTGGTAAAGACAACCGGACAACACGAAAAATCCTACATTCTGCTATTTACGTGCGCAACAACTCGTGCAGTTCATCTCGAACTAGTGACAAATCTGTCGACCGAATCTTTTCTCCTAGCACTGCGCCGTTTCGTTGCCCGAAGAGGCCTACCGAGCACGTTCTACAGTGACAACGCCCTCACCTTTAAAAGAGCTGCAAAGGACATTCAAGTAATGTGGAATATTCTCCGCACAAGCGAAACGCAGGACTTTTGCAGCAAACATCGCATAACGTGGCGGTTCATTGTGGAGCGGGCACCCTGGTGGGGGGGATGGTGGGAGCGGATGGTGCGTACAGTAAAGACTTCACTTCGGAAAGTTCTCGGCAGGCTGAGCCTCACCTTCGAAGAGCTTATGACTGTATTGGTGGACATCGAGGCATCAATCAACTCCCGTCCTTTAACCTATATCCACGCGGATGCCAGCGAGCCTGTGGCGCTAACCCCAGCGCACTTCCTTGTCGGGAAAAGGCTGACAGCTTTGCCAGAGGTTGAAACAACGCCTACAGTTTCCACTCACCACAGCATCACACGTCGGTGGAAATACCGACAACGCTTAATGAACAGCTTCTGGCAGCGCTGGCAAAAGGAATACCTTCTAGAGCTGCGGTCAGCCCATTTAACGCCGGACCGGAAGTCAAAATCGCTGAAAGAAGGGGACCTCGCTATCCTTCGAGACGATAATGTGCCGCGACATATGTGGAGAACGGTGCGCATTGTTGCCAGCCACCCTGGAAGGGACGGGCACGTACGGGCCTACACTGTGAAGATGCCGACAGGGACCATCACCAGGCGGCCAGCGCAGCTACTGTATCCCCTGGAGGCCTCAGAGTCGCCCACACCCTCTTAA